A window of Ooceraea biroi isolate clonal line C1 chromosome 9, Obir_v5.4, whole genome shotgun sequence genomic DNA:
ACATCTTCGAGATAATAGGAAATTGGACGTCTTCGGCGCCGTGTATCGATTACGacataatagaataaatatggTGCAGAGAGAAGTAAGTATAGGCTGTTCGGCATCGCGAATAATGCAGGAGATACTAATTAAATTCTTGTATTTTCAGAGCCAATacgcttatatatataattgtataaaacaaGTACTAAAGAATCCGTACTTTCTAAAAACGTGTAAGTATCCTCGTATTTGTACGTGTTTCAAATTAAATAGAGCGAAAATTGACTCATTATCTTGCGCCCCCGCAGATAAACCACCGCCGGTCGATCCAGTCTACGAAAAAGCCGGTACTAACAACACCAAAGATACAATGAACTCTGACATGAATCTAGTTAGCAATCTTGAAATATGTAAGTAACATGATTACGTTTTACTCTGCGGCAAATTACACATTTCTTCCCGCGGTATTATTATTCGTAGTATTATCACGGAAAAAGCACGGTAGAAATAACATTAATCTATTTTGTACTGCAGAATGAGAGTCTCTCCAACTATATCTAACACGTGATGAGGTAGGAACAAATGCTTGGACTGCATCTTGTCTCCCCTCTGTTGCTCTGCTTTCCTTTTCCCGCTTCGTTTAATCCGCTCGTTGTTCATCGGATGACGTTCCTTGAGCTAACGGCACACTAATAACGGCATGCACCGCTTCTCTGCACATGCACATTCGTGAACTAACTCTTAACATTAACTAATTTCAACCTGCTCAAAGTACTTCTTTAAGTTGTTTCTACATCGCACAACTGCGTATCCGATTTATTATCCCTTCTGGTAGTCATGATTACTGCGTTGCGTTGTTCCAGCGAAAGAGTACAGTGCATCCACGGAGTTCTCGGAATCAATCTGCAATCTCTCTTCCCGGTCTACCATTTCTTCACCCGCGAGACATCAGAAAAGCGCGACAATTAGGGGTAAGACTGGCACACGCAATCTCGTGAATCGGAACTGTTGTACATACGTCACGTCGCCAATTGAATTGTCGAGAAGCGGGAGAGCGCGTCTTTGTTCCTCGATATCGGCGAGCATCGCCAATTTGCTCGTTTACAATGCGCGAGGGATTTCATTGCATGTGTAATTTTGCTTTAAGGTCTGAGACACTACAGATCGATGGGTGTCATAAACATAAAGACTCGTCGCATCACCCTAGGTCAGTGATATATCgtaattgtattaattgtattaataacgTTCCAATAACGTCAGAACGCAACATTACGCTGTTATGTGCTGTCTCTAGGAAAATCCCGCACTTTGGATTGTGTTTTTTATAAAGCGCTCAGAGGCTCGTCGCACGAGCTGAACAGAGAAAGCGTAAGGCAGGAGAGCCTCCCGTTATTAAGTTGCTCAAGATCAGCTGACGTACTTGACGACTGCGTGCAATTCGCGGACGGACAGTAAGCCTCGTTTCCTTCCTTCACTCGTTGAAGTTTACGTTGCATGCGTGTGTGCATCCATGTGCCTTTGCAGCGACAGCGATTTATGAAAACcatattctgttttttttttgcagACACGTGAAAGAGACGATTGAGTCATAGAGTTTACGCGCGTTAAAGTGTAATCGGCGAGTACACCgattagattattatattgtgtAACTGTATATTGTACACGTGCGATAAAACGAATTCCAGGAGCTCTTAGTATTAGGGAATCGACACGTTACTTCAcgcatcttttttttatgacaGAGTTATCACGGACATGTGTGAGCATTCCCATGTATACAagtgtagagagagagagagagagcacatGTCAGCAGAGTGTATTATGTGATATTGAGTGTAACACTTATCATGGTTACCTGACACGCGTCTTGAGCAATCTAGTCCATTACAGTTGGAAAATATATGTTGTGGATCACAAAGGCAGAGAGGTCGCGTAATTGGACAAAGTTACGAGTATTAACCGATATTAAACGAGAAACTGTCAGGTTCTCTAGGATAACGTAATCGGTAAGaactgtacatatatatatatatatatatatatatatatatatacgtaagaGTTCatgcattttacatatatcttATTTGTACTAGTATTTATTTACAAGTCACAAAAGAAAGCGTACACAATTTGCTTGAAGAATCAATCGTTCGTTCGACTCGTTCGATACAATTCGCTGTTGCCTTAACGCTAGACGAACgtagtattaatattaatgccaTTATACTttctgaataaattaatatcgatatttagTGAAATTATCTTTCGGCGAGACAATCGAATCTTGGCCTCTCCTAATAACGCTCCTATATACATCATTCGATAATATAATCATCTTGTTCTTCGGATAAAGTTAatgcattttcaattttgctcAAATCTATCATAATGTACTTGTTCTTAAAAAACATCATCATACATAGATCGTACAACTgagatatatgaaatatatctcTATATTATGTCATCGCAACATTCgatgtttaatatttacgtGAATTTCTTGATGATAATCGGACAGCTTGACTTCTCTGATAACAAATGAGACAACAAATGTAACTCCATGTACATTTAAAATCTGAAAGTTTTTGTGATATCTATACTAAGCGAATGATGGCAAAGTTGCTCGCTCAGTATTTCCTCGCTCGTAGCCTCAACCAGAAACCGCCGTCTGCCATCACCATAAACGACTTCTTGTCCAGTATCATGGGTATCCTTGTCTTGACGTCGGGCTCGAATATGCAATGCTGCAGCATGTGGAACAACATGACCTTCATCTCCATCAAAGCAAATCTGTTAGCTATGCAGATCCTCGGGCCGATACCGAACGGCATGTAGGACGAGCTGTTCACCTCGCCGTTCAGGAACCGCTCCGGCACGAAATCGTTCGGCCGCGGGTAGTACTTGCTGTCGCGGTGAATGGCATAGCTCTGGAACCAAACGACATCACCGGGCTTCAGCGTAACTGGTTCGCTGTCTGGAGTTGCCGGCGGTAATTCGAACTCCTTCACGCACACCCGGTCCAGGGAAGACACCAGCGGATGCAGCCTCATGGACTCGCTTACTACAGCGTCCATGTAACGCATACCGCAGATAGTCTCGTAGGTAGGTTTCCCATTGGTCTCTTCAAGAACATTCTCGATCTCTGCTAACAGTTTGTTCTGAACATCAGGATTTATCGCAACCTCATGCGCCAGGTAGCTCATGCTCGTGGATATGGAGTCGAAACCGGCGAGGAAGAAGACCAGGGCCTGAGCAGCCATCTCTTCGACGTCGAACAAAGGTTCACCGTCAGCGTCCTTGCTCTCCATCATCAGGTGAATCACATCCGGTCGAACAACTCCCTTCTCACGTCTGAACCTCACCGAGTCGCTGATGATCTGCTTGAAGAAATTCTCTGTCTTACTCTCGAAGAACTTGATTCTCAGAAGATTCGCCAGATTCGGGAAGTTCCTACTGATGAGCATCTTGTACGTTAGCGCACCGTTAAAGTTCATGGTCTTCTGGCCGAGCAAGAAGAACTCGTTGTTAGGTTCATTGAAGGAGTCCACATCGATGCCGAACGCGCAGCTGGCCACTACGTCGTTGGCGAATCTACACTGGATGTCCTTCATGTTGTACGTCTTCCCGGTGCTGCCAGCCTCAGCCGCAATGAAATTGGCGAAATTCTCGGCGCATTTGCACACCAGTCCAAACATCAACTTTATCTTGTTGGACGTGAATGTAGGACTGAGGtgccgtcgcgtcgcgcgccacTGATCATTCCGTAGGCCAAATAGATTTCTACCAGCGATCGGCTCGAGATTCTCATTGACGAAGTTACGGTGGTTGCAGAAGTGGTCGAAGTTCTTGATGGTGATTAAATTGATCAGATCCAGGTCGCGTAGCACGTAAATCGGCGTCGTGAAGTCGTAGAAGCCGAAGTACTTCGCGTCCGGGAACAGGCGGTACGTGTTGCATATGATCTCGGCCAAGGAAATCCGCCGCAGGATGAAGGGTCCCAGGTTGCCCAGTAACGGAATCGGCAGCACGTGCGGGATCTTCAGCCGTTTGAAGTACAGCAGAGTGTTGGCGATGAAATAGTACAAGCAGAGGCACGCCATCAGCGTGGCTAGAAGTGCAGTAACGGGCTCCATTGCAACGTTAAATTCTCAAATCTGTCAGTTGGTTACTCGAGGAGAAGAGACCTCGATGCTTCTCGCTTCAGCGATTTACTCGGGAACAGTTCCCGCGCGCAATTGTCAAAGAAACGGACTCCGCGAGTTTATATATCGAGTCCGTTCACGATTTGCGAGATGCTTGAGAGTTGATAATTTTAATGGATTACGCAACGAGTGCACCGCGAACAATGAGTGACTTCTCTGCATTCTGCatggtattaattaataatgtaatgctATCTAGTTATTGTATTTCGAGGTAGAATTATTCTAGCATCCCTCAAAGAGTTATTCGCGACTTATCACGCTAACGTTTCTCGAGTACAATTACAAAGAACAATTGGGGGGAAAAGAATATCCGATAATGCATTCAGTTCAGTTTCCTCGttttcattacatttttttacagatTACACCCGTCCAGTAACAAATAACTTTCcagtatcttatttttattttccattattcACGTAGAAAGGAAAAATACAATACGTGCTTTGAGTCTACTTATTTATCATGttattctcttttcctcccatAATCTTGCCTCATacactttatttaataactttcAAGGACCATCTCGAGATAAAAactataaacatttttttccttgAACAGTAAGAAATGTATGCCAAACTCAATCGATGATAAAATGTTATCTTTTCAACCTAGATGTATTATCTGCATTTCTAACTACAAACAAGATCTTTCTCCGTGTTAAGATTTGGAATCTTTAGGCacagtataattaaaatttgcaatatttcagTTTAGATGcaatattctcaaaattataaGCTTTCTTATCTTTTGTGTAAGTCTGCGTTTTCACATCAAAAAATTAGCATAATCTTGTTTTTATATCAGCCCGCAAAATGTACATGTTAGACGGATGTTTTGGTTTTCTTAAGTAAATCTACGTAAGCTTCGGCAATTAAGTCTTCTTGTTTAATCAGTAACGCTTCCATAAGGTCAGCGGCAATCTTCTGTCCAGCTTCTATGTCTTGATCTTCTTGCAACACCACCTAAATTAAAATGACAACTTTAGAACTTGGCGAACTTCACTGACAGACCTTCGTGGAGACAAAGTAGAAGAATGAAAAGGAATACTTGCTTCCAGTTCCATAAAAGTGCCTAAGCCATCGACTTCATCGACGTGTACTCGAGTCTGCCCAACCATGTACAATTGCCTGGTTTTGTTAACCGTTCCAAACACACCGATGGAATGAGATAAAATATTGGTAAGAGATTCTGCAGTATCAGAGTCGAGTGTTACTTTATCGTAGCTGGACAGCCTTGGTCCGAGCACGTCTGGTCGTTCGTAGGAAATTAATTCTGCGCTACCATCCTACACATAATGCAAAAAGACACATTTCAATTCAAGTtcaaattattgtatatatatatatatatatatatatttaaaaaaaaaacattttttaaattgaaatacatGATGACGGTGTAACAGCAGGATTTTCTActacgaaaatattatatagaatgCAATTGTGTCGTTACCTCAAATCTTCGTAATTTCAATCTCCCCCTCGTTGCATTGAAGAAAATATCGCGCTGCTTGATTACACGCCTACCGGTGATATCGCTCAAATCTTCGATCTTTGAACTTGTGCTACCGATATTCCGGATTTGCGCTTTTATCTCGATATTCCGCATAGTTTTATTTGGAAATTTGTACGAGGTCAAGAACAATTTATCTAGCGACGTTTCATTCAGATTACTGCACAATTCTACAACGTTTGATCCACCCTTGTTACGTTCCGTTTGTAGACTctaaataaagagaaaattcgaattttttattcaattttccttataaattctacatttttaataGAGACTGCAGAATTACGTGTTTAAACTGCTTGAACTTGAGTTGATAACTTTATTTCATCATCTTCTTCCTCGGAAGAGTTATCGCTATTGCTCTCATTTGAAATCTCCAACCTACTAACCATTTTGACAGTTACACGTCTGTactgtacacacatacactacGGTCCACTAGACGGTTATCATAAGTCCATTTTGAGATAGTTTTACGTATACTGTCTTTAGATACTAATACAGCTACCTGATTGgctagaaaatattttaatcgtatTCAAAACGACCTTATATATGAATGGATTATGAATACTGACTTATGACTATAGCAGAGCTGTTCCGAAATACGACGTAACAATAGATTTGTTTTTTTGGCTTGaactttttatacttttgcACTTATGTATGTACGCTTAGgcattaaagagaaaaaaagagaaagaatagaaGTTAGTAGAAGATAAGACGAATCAAGACGAAAAGTTCATGTCAATTGAACCGACAAACAATGATTTTATTGACTAATTACCTTACTGGCCTGGTTCttaacttttaaatttaatttcgcggaATGTATCAATGTTATCagttttaattcaaaatataacGATTATTGGCGATATATGATGATTAATTGCTGTTCTTGTAATCTTCATTGCcgattaaagtaattaaacgTTATCAGAACCAAcacaatttacaaattttatatgacTTGCAATATTCGACCATTACAAAATCATTGATAATTGTCCGGAGATATCAAACCATAGACTTATATAATAGACTGCGCCATCCCATGAGAAAGGCTGAAAACTGATTAGTAAGAGAGAGCAATAGCTGCGGTGGTGCTATCTCTGTTTAATGTACGTCGTGGTGGGGATGGCCAATGCCATCAAATGTCTGTCGCAGTAGTGTCGCAGTTGTGTAGTAAAGAgtgtacaaaataaaataacgaaaatgGTTGCGATATGTTGTATCTGTAAGATAGAGCAGAGAACTATTACGGATGTTAGTCATCATAGGTAAGTAATGACAAAAATGTATACTTAAACATTAACCGTATAGCGATTACGTTctgtgaaaaatgttttcgcgTTCCATGAAAAATCAACGACCGAGTAGATTCTGTTTGTTGCTTTTTCTGAATTTAAAAGGCTACGGCTCGCTCACGGTAATAGCAGAGAGAAGCccgagagcggtcacgctcgcgttttaactgtaacgcctcaaacgtggacatatgcgttccacttgacgctcccaacgctcgcggcgtcattctatctttattcaatattcagtgagcaataaagacagaatcacttcaatgtccacgtttgaggcgttacagttaaaacgcgagcgtgaccgctctcaggcttctctctggtaATAGCAAGCGGCTATTAACTCGCgtttactttttgtaaagttTTAGTCTACCTTTTCGGTATAATATACCATAACTcatcgataaaattattactgaaATGTAGCTGCAGAACTCTTTTAATTAACTGAGAGCTTGCCCATTAGCGAGTATTATATCTGATTgtattttatcgatattttttctgatttattgattattcAGATACGATAAACTtatcgatataaaattttatatttataagttttttcaacataaaaatatttgatttatattatcgAGAAATCAATCTTATTTGTTTTGATGCATTGCGTTATTCGATTGAAAAAATGGAACctcgtatttcttttataccatgtgccaatttcagaaatataacTATTTTGTAGCGTAATTATAGTCAGggggataaagaaaaatatattttacatttgtgtcttatatttacattcttcaatcttacatatttcttatttcataatattgtattttatttgttatatggAGAACGTAATGCGCGATTGCGCTTCTTTGATTTGGGACTTTACTCCGCAAGCCTACCCTTTCACGCCTTTCCTATTGCCGAACGCAGCCATTCTCCTCTGTCTCCTCCAAGCGCTTTCCCCCCAC
This region includes:
- the LOC105284727 gene encoding uncharacterized protein LOC105284727 produces the protein MRNIEIKAQIRNIGSTSSKIEDLSDITGRRVIKQRDIFFNATRGRLKLRRFEDGSAELISYERPDVLGPRLSSYDKVTLDSDTAESLTNILSHSIGVFGTVNKTRQLYMVGQTRVHVDEVDGLGTFMELEVVLQEDQDIEAGQKIAADLMEALLIKQEDLIAEAYVDLLKKTKTSV
- the LOC105284725 gene encoding cytochrome P450 9e2, with product MEPVTALLATLMACLCLYYFIANTLLYFKRLKIPHVLPIPLLGNLGPFILRRISLAEIICNTYRLFPDAKYFGFYDFTTPIYVLRDLDLINLITIKNFDHFCNHRNFVNENLEPIAGRNLFGLRNDQWRATRRHLSPTFTSNKIKLMFGLVCKCAENFANFIAAEAGSTGKTYNMKDIQCRFANDVVASCAFGIDVDSFNEPNNEFFLLGQKTMNFNGALTYKMLISRNFPNLANLLRIKFFESKTENFFKQIISDSVRFRREKGVVRPDVIHLMMESKDADGEPLFDVEEMAAQALVFFLAGFDSISTSMSYLAHEVAINPDVQNKLLAEIENVLEETNGKPTYETICGMRYMDAVVSESMRLHPLVSSLDRVCVKEFELPPATPDSEPVTLKPGDVVWFQSYAIHRDSKYYPRPNDFVPERFLNGEVNSSSYMPFGIGPRICIANRFALMEMKVMLFHMLQHCIFEPDVKTRIPMILDKKSFMVMADGGFWLRLRARKY